A region of Nostoc sp. 'Peltigera membranacea cyanobiont' N6 DNA encodes the following proteins:
- the ruvX gene encoding Holliday junction resolvase RuvX, which yields MISQEQPKLFISALGLDFGRKRIGVAGCDRTGLIATGITTIERTSFEQDVEQIRQIVNEREVQILVMGLPYSMDGSIGFQARQVQKFTTRLTKALKLPVEYVDERLTSFQAEQLLIAENRSPSRHKGLIDRKAAALILQQWLDVRRASSRSSVAAIEY from the coding sequence GTGATATCCCAAGAGCAACCAAAACTGTTTATTTCAGCCTTGGGACTAGATTTTGGTCGCAAGCGGATTGGTGTGGCTGGGTGCGATCGCACGGGTTTAATTGCTACTGGGATAACCACAATTGAGCGCACATCTTTTGAGCAGGATGTCGAGCAAATCCGGCAAATAGTTAATGAACGCGAGGTGCAAATCCTAGTTATGGGCTTACCTTATTCAATGGATGGCTCAATAGGATTCCAGGCGCGTCAAGTTCAGAAATTTACTACAAGACTTACTAAAGCGCTGAAACTGCCTGTGGAATATGTGGATGAGCGATTAACTTCATTTCAAGCAGAGCAACTGCTGATAGCTGAGAACCGCTCCCCGTCACGCCATAAAGGTTTGATTGACCGTAAAGCAGCCGCTCTAATCCTACAACAATGGCTGGATGTTAGGCGTGCTAGTTCCCGTAGTTCAGTTGCGGCTATTGAATATTGA
- a CDS encoding GNAT family N-acetyltransferase, whose protein sequence is MTSLLPRNLSVVIRPVQYRDLDGIERITQESFAALTPQGASFAISQMLMLRRWYGLLKFLSWFPNPLQYRLCAYVAEQGRMLLGMIQVSPFNRTRSTWRIDRVLLERGVDKQGIGSQLLRHCFESILEARTWLLEVNINDIEALALYRQNGFQRLAEMTYWEIGPELLAELAQAEPDLPNLLPVSNADAQLLYQLDTASMPPLVRQVFDRNTRDFKTSLFGALTDAVKQWLTKTEIVSGYVFEPQRKAAIGYFQVQLDRKGEVPHTATLTVHPAYTWLYPELLSQLARIAQDFPQQGLQLASSDYQAEREEYLERIGAKRIEHTLVMSRSVWHKLRESKFVSLEGIQWTDMLQGLQPARKPIPGGMSWIQPGKLPSSDKPLPIKSEPINFPVKNPSIEASPITESVDAEQEN, encoded by the coding sequence ATGACTTCATTACTTCCCAGAAACCTCAGCGTTGTTATCCGACCAGTCCAATACCGGGATCTGGACGGGATTGAGCGCATAACTCAAGAGTCATTCGCAGCCCTTACTCCCCAAGGAGCGAGTTTTGCCATCAGCCAGATGCTCATGCTGCGACGCTGGTATGGATTACTCAAGTTTTTGAGTTGGTTCCCTAACCCGCTTCAGTATCGCCTCTGTGCTTATGTTGCAGAGCAAGGGCGGATGCTTCTAGGGATGATTCAAGTATCACCCTTTAACCGAACACGCAGCACTTGGCGCATCGATCGAGTGCTGTTAGAGCGTGGTGTCGATAAACAAGGAATTGGCTCGCAACTTTTGCGTCATTGCTTTGAATCGATTTTGGAAGCTCGGACTTGGCTACTGGAAGTTAACATCAACGATATTGAGGCACTGGCACTATATCGACAAAATGGATTCCAGCGTCTGGCAGAAATGACGTATTGGGAAATTGGGCCAGAATTACTGGCTGAATTGGCACAAGCAGAGCCAGATTTACCCAACCTGTTGCCAGTGAGTAATGCTGATGCCCAGTTGCTATATCAACTAGATACGGCATCTATGCCACCTCTGGTACGTCAGGTTTTTGACAGAAATACCCGCGACTTTAAAACCAGTTTGTTTGGCGCTTTAACTGATGCTGTCAAGCAATGGCTAACTAAAACAGAAATAGTCAGTGGTTATGTATTTGAACCACAACGCAAAGCTGCGATCGGCTATTTTCAGGTGCAACTTGACCGAAAGGGCGAAGTTCCCCATACTGCAACGTTGACGGTTCATCCTGCTTACACTTGGCTGTATCCAGAATTGTTATCTCAACTAGCTCGGATTGCTCAAGATTTTCCCCAGCAAGGGTTACAATTAGCTTCCTCTGACTATCAGGCAGAGCGAGAAGAGTATTTAGAGCGAATTGGGGCAAAACGGATAGAACATACATTAGTGATGTCTCGTTCTGTGTGGCACAAGCTACGGGAGTCTAAATTCGTCTCCCTAGAAGGTATTCAGTGGACTGATATGCTGCAAGGTTTACAACCAGCACGGAAACCTATACCAGGTGGAATGTCATGGATACAACCAGGAAAGCTGCCATCCTCAGATAAACCACTGCCAATCAAGTCAGAACCGATTAACTTTCCAGTAAAAAACCCTAGTATAGAAGCATCGCCGATTACGGAATCAGTCGATGCAGAGCAGGAGAATTAG
- a CDS encoding pentapeptide repeat-containing protein: protein MTSPIVRRSSNQSGQSKEPERASSLLLASRRFAAWAAEITLVVASGLIPFGIGVYANSRSDLNRVPLNPVLVVTERAIARPLALPVSYGIRNVAWPTNILWTIALLAPVTLSWWQLYLLAKTGNTIPKRWFKVRVVNEQGKSPGLGAVVIREGVGRWTVPISIAYLLWRYSFAFPNLGLFTFLSLLMIVGEGIGLPSRRGRRALHDRLAGTYTIDTTRPLPSSLLASKRQAQSVGGNDEAEEWPEGEELAADEINQSPNLWLRIQQNPNLTLFGVGLTSMTAVLATLIGTQVYIQIQQSQRATKQINSQQFLELVKQLSPNSGATNEQRQSAILAMGGLNDPQSIKFLADLLVSETNPSLLDTIQQALTTVGPQAIPELKNKNQFLVGELESVGSTAIQERDLRQGRLQRNQRTINKILSVYSGKMEGVDLSSTQLGQSGTPGGSFFNLVLDNLDLSGVKFKSANLNQASFKGSRFRGAGEDGRWDTYDDVMADLSQAQLQQANLTDANLSRVLMNRIDLSRATLNRANLSNARLYDAKLNSTQLVGADLRNAVLERASLTGADLGDAKLNEANLYAARLGRVTAIGTQLSFANLTNTDWQGADLSGAYLDRANLSNANLSATRLAGAVLRSAQMENVNLQNADLSLADLRGANVAGADFKGAILAPSKEDPADQFVKTPDLGSVSAVIQGVDFSQAKNLDAKQLAYICTQGGIHPRCP, encoded by the coding sequence ATGACATCACCAATTGTTAGAAGAAGTAGTAATCAATCTGGTCAGTCCAAAGAACCGGAAAGAGCCAGTTCGCTGTTACTAGCAAGTAGGCGTTTTGCAGCTTGGGCGGCTGAAATCACACTAGTGGTTGCCAGTGGGTTGATTCCCTTCGGCATTGGTGTCTACGCCAATTCTAGAAGCGATCTGAACCGAGTGCCGCTTAACCCCGTGCTGGTAGTTACGGAAAGAGCGATCGCTCGTCCCTTGGCTCTGCCTGTGAGCTATGGCATCCGTAACGTAGCATGGCCAACTAATATTTTGTGGACAATCGCTCTGTTAGCGCCTGTAACTCTCTCATGGTGGCAATTGTATTTACTGGCTAAAACTGGTAATACAATTCCGAAACGTTGGTTCAAAGTGCGGGTTGTCAACGAGCAAGGAAAATCGCCCGGATTGGGGGCAGTTGTGATTAGAGAAGGAGTTGGACGTTGGACTGTACCTATCTCCATCGCCTATCTACTGTGGCGCTACAGCTTTGCTTTTCCAAATTTAGGATTATTCACATTTTTGTCTTTATTAATGATTGTGGGTGAAGGGATAGGTTTACCGTCACGTCGGGGTCGTCGCGCCCTGCACGATCGACTTGCAGGCACTTATACAATAGATACAACTCGTCCCTTACCATCTTCACTCTTAGCTAGCAAAAGACAAGCCCAGTCTGTTGGCGGTAATGATGAAGCAGAAGAATGGCCAGAGGGAGAAGAATTAGCGGCAGATGAAATCAACCAATCACCTAACCTGTGGCTGCGGATACAGCAAAATCCCAATCTGACTTTGTTTGGGGTAGGGCTGACGAGTATGACTGCTGTGTTGGCAACTTTAATTGGCACTCAAGTTTATATCCAAATTCAACAATCCCAGCGAGCAACTAAGCAAATCAACAGCCAACAGTTCCTCGAACTCGTCAAACAATTGAGTCCCAACTCTGGGGCGACTAATGAGCAACGCCAAAGTGCAATTCTGGCGATGGGTGGTCTTAACGATCCACAATCCATCAAATTTCTCGCGGATTTATTGGTTAGCGAAACCAACCCCAGCCTCCTGGATACAATTCAACAAGCTTTGACAACTGTCGGGCCCCAAGCTATCCCCGAATTAAAAAATAAGAATCAGTTTTTAGTGGGTGAACTGGAATCTGTGGGTAGCACTGCAATCCAAGAACGGGATTTGCGGCAAGGGCGGCTACAAAGAAACCAGAGAACGATCAACAAAATTCTCTCTGTTTATAGCGGGAAAATGGAGGGCGTTGACCTTAGTAGCACCCAATTAGGTCAAAGCGGTACTCCAGGAGGTTCGTTCTTCAACTTGGTATTAGACAACCTTGATTTATCTGGAGTTAAATTTAAATCTGCAAATCTTAACCAAGCCAGCTTTAAGGGTAGCCGCTTTCGGGGTGCGGGTGAAGATGGACGCTGGGATACCTACGATGATGTGATGGCTGATTTAAGCCAAGCTCAGTTGCAGCAAGCCAATCTTACTGATGCTAACCTCAGTCGCGTCTTGATGAATCGGATCGATTTGAGCCGCGCCACTCTCAACAGAGCCAACTTATCCAACGCACGTTTATATGACGCAAAACTCAACAGCACCCAACTAGTAGGAGCCGATCTGCGAAACGCAGTTTTGGAAAGAGCCAGCTTAACTGGGGCTGATTTAGGCGATGCTAAATTGAACGAAGCTAATCTGTACGCTGCCCGTTTAGGTCGCGTTACTGCTATCGGAACGCAATTATCCTTTGCCAACTTAACTAACACTGATTGGCAAGGAGCAGATTTATCAGGAGCCTATTTGGATCGTGCTAATCTCAGCAATGCTAATCTCAGCGCCACTCGTCTAGCTGGTGCTGTTTTGCGTTCTGCCCAGATGGAAAACGTTAACTTACAAAATGCTGACCTAAGTCTTGCAGATTTACGGGGAGCAAATGTAGCAGGAGCAGATTTTAAGGGGGCAATTCTCGCCCCTAGCAAAGAAGATCCAGCAGATCAATTTGTCAAAACCCCAGATTTAGGCTCAGTATCTGCCGTAATCCAAGGGGTTGATTTTTCTCAAGCGAAAAATTTAGATGCCAAGCAATTAGCGTACATTTGTACTCAAGGAGGCATTCATCCTCGTTGCCCGTAG
- a CDS encoding glycosyltransferase — protein sequence MHITKVTENLKVGDKVNQRTNHVFVFLEIFAHEGGIQSYIKDIFRAYLGLSQVYKAEVFLLRDSADRLNLFEDENLKFHYFKNQSPHLGRLQMATALLKCLLQNRPQQVFCGHINLAVLIQTLCQPLGIPYTVLTYGKEVWEPLKNQERRALTSADRIWTISRYSRDRACLANGLNPKMVEMMPCAIDGDKFTPGSKQPKLVQKYGFTGSKVLMTVARLWSGDIYKGVDVTIRALPQIAQVFPEVKYLVIGRGDDQPRLAELAAYLNVSDRVVFAGFVATEELMEHYRLADAYIMPSQEGFGIVYLEAMACGVPVLSGDDDGSADPLQDGKLGWRVPHRNPDAVAAACIEMLQGDDQRCNGEWLREQAIALFGINAFQQHLQKMLLSSVTKSK from the coding sequence ATGCACATCACTAAAGTGACAGAAAATCTAAAGGTAGGTGATAAAGTTAATCAAAGAACTAACCATGTCTTCGTGTTTTTAGAGATTTTTGCCCACGAGGGTGGTATCCAATCATATATAAAAGATATTTTCCGCGCCTATCTGGGATTGAGCCAAGTTTACAAGGCAGAAGTCTTTTTGCTGCGAGATAGCGCTGATAGATTAAATTTGTTTGAAGATGAGAACTTAAAATTTCATTACTTTAAAAATCAGTCTCCTCATTTGGGGAGACTGCAAATGGCAACAGCTTTACTTAAGTGTCTATTGCAAAATCGTCCGCAGCAAGTTTTCTGCGGTCACATTAACTTAGCAGTATTAATCCAAACCCTTTGTCAACCCTTGGGGATTCCTTACACCGTACTAACTTATGGCAAAGAAGTCTGGGAACCTCTGAAAAATCAAGAACGTCGCGCCCTGACATCAGCAGATAGAATTTGGACAATTAGTCGCTACAGCCGCGATCGCGCTTGTCTTGCCAATGGTCTAAACCCCAAAATGGTAGAGATGATGCCTTGTGCAATTGATGGGGATAAATTTACTCCTGGTTCCAAGCAGCCAAAATTAGTTCAAAAATATGGTTTCACTGGTTCTAAGGTGTTAATGACAGTAGCACGCTTATGGTCAGGGGATATTTACAAGGGTGTAGATGTCACGATTCGGGCATTACCACAAATCGCTCAGGTTTTCCCAGAAGTGAAATATTTAGTAATTGGTCGCGGTGATGACCAACCGCGATTGGCAGAGTTAGCTGCATATTTAAATGTGAGCGATCGCGTCGTATTTGCTGGTTTCGTTGCCACAGAAGAATTAATGGAACATTATCGCCTTGCTGATGCCTATATTATGCCTTCACAAGAAGGCTTTGGCATTGTCTATCTAGAAGCAATGGCTTGTGGAGTGCCTGTGTTATCCGGTGATGATGATGGCTCTGCTGACCCCTTACAAGATGGTAAACTGGGATGGCGAGTACCACACCGCAATCCTGATGCTGTAGCAGCAGCTTGTATAGAAATGCTTCAAGGGGATGACCAGCGATGTAATGGAGAGTGGCTGCGAGAACAAGCGATCGCTCTGTTTGGCATAAATGCCTTCCAACAGCACTTGCAAAAAATGCTTCTATCCTCAGTCACCAAGTCAAAATGA
- a CDS encoding GDP-mannose 4,6-dehydratase: protein MTKTALITGITGQDGYYLSHLLLNRGYRVVGLVPPHRQPNLTKLGTLANQVEIFTVDLRDNAALLTAVEQLRPQEIYNLAAPSFVPDSWNDPLGTLDLITGTATRLLEAVRQVGLSTRFYQASSSEMFGDVFISPQDEETPFRPKNPYAAAKMHAHWTMVHHRQRYGLFACSGILYNHESPLRAPQFVTRKVSLAAASIKLGLTNTLEMGNLDAKRDWGFAGDYVEAMWLMLQVDEPEEYVIGTGKLHSVRDLVATAFESVGLDWTHHIVLNTSLLRQDEHFQLVANPTKAKINLGWEPQVSFEELLEKMVKTDLERLQSGAIAPLTQV from the coding sequence ATGACTAAGACAGCCCTAATTACAGGAATAACTGGTCAAGATGGCTACTATCTCAGCCATTTGCTCCTTAACCGTGGTTATCGAGTTGTAGGATTAGTACCTCCCCATCGACAACCTAATTTGACAAAGCTGGGAACACTGGCAAATCAAGTAGAAATTTTTACGGTTGACTTGAGGGATAATGCAGCGCTGTTGACCGCAGTTGAACAATTGCGTCCCCAAGAAATTTACAATTTGGCGGCTCCTAGTTTTGTCCCAGACTCCTGGAACGACCCATTGGGAACCCTAGATTTGATCACAGGTACTGCTACCAGACTTTTAGAAGCAGTGCGACAGGTAGGTTTATCTACCAGATTTTATCAAGCCAGCAGTTCAGAAATGTTTGGCGATGTATTTATTTCACCACAAGACGAAGAAACGCCTTTTCGTCCCAAAAATCCCTATGCTGCGGCGAAGATGCACGCCCACTGGACAATGGTGCATCACAGACAGCGCTATGGACTATTTGCCTGTAGTGGGATTTTATATAACCATGAATCTCCTCTACGCGCACCTCAGTTTGTAACCCGAAAAGTTTCTTTGGCAGCCGCATCGATAAAATTGGGTTTAACTAACACCTTAGAAATGGGTAATTTAGATGCCAAACGCGATTGGGGATTTGCGGGAGATTACGTAGAAGCAATGTGGCTGATGTTGCAAGTGGATGAACCTGAAGAATATGTGATTGGCACTGGAAAACTGCACAGTGTTAGAGATTTAGTTGCCACAGCCTTTGAGTCTGTCGGATTGGATTGGACGCACCATATAGTTTTAAATACCAGCTTATTGCGACAAGACGAGCATTTTCAATTAGTCGCTAACCCCACTAAAGCTAAAATAAATCTTGGCTGGGAACCCCAAGTGAGCTTTGAAGAACTTTTAGAAAAAATGGTAAAAACAGATTTAGAGCGGTTACAAAGCGGTGCGATCGCGCCCTTAACCCAAGTATAA
- a CDS encoding ATP-binding protein, which translates to MFTIVQQDHLKVKSELSLLNQVQEWFEQFCLQHLSQLGWSKTQLDRLNLALAEGFTNAVRHAHHALPPETTIEINVYLWIDRLEIRIWDYGKPFDPDAIAEPAPGTLQVGGYGWFLLRRLADRVVYERGADGRNCLLIVKYSVET; encoded by the coding sequence ATGTTTACTATAGTGCAGCAAGACCATCTAAAGGTTAAGAGCGAACTTAGTCTCCTAAACCAGGTGCAAGAATGGTTCGAGCAATTTTGTCTGCAACATTTGTCTCAACTTGGCTGGTCAAAAACCCAACTAGATCGGCTCAATTTAGCATTAGCAGAAGGCTTTACTAACGCTGTTCGTCACGCTCATCATGCCTTACCCCCGGAAACAACCATTGAGATTAACGTTTATCTATGGATTGACCGACTAGAGATTAGAATTTGGGATTATGGAAAACCTTTCGATCCTGATGCGATCGCAGAGCCAGCCCCAGGTACTCTACAAGTAGGTGGCTATGGATGGTTTCTCCTGCGGCGGTTGGCAGACCGTGTTGTATACGAACGTGGTGCAGATGGTAGAAATTGCCTTCTCATCGTCAAATACTCTGTAGAAACATAA
- the petD gene encoding cytochrome b6-f complex subunit IV, protein MATQKKPDLSDPQLRAKLAKGMGHNYYGEPAWPNDLLYVFPIVIMGSFAAIVALAVLDPAMTGEPANPFATPLEILPEWYLYPVFQILRSLPNKLLGVLAMGSVPVGLILIPFIENVNKFQNPFRRPVATTVFLFGTLVTLWLGIGAALPLDKSLTLGLF, encoded by the coding sequence ATGGCAACACAAAAAAAACCTGACCTGAGCGATCCTCAGCTAAGAGCTAAACTCGCTAAAGGCATGGGTCACAATTACTATGGTGAACCCGCTTGGCCTAATGACTTACTTTATGTATTTCCAATCGTGATCATGGGTTCCTTCGCTGCAATTGTGGCTCTAGCTGTGCTAGATCCCGCAATGACCGGTGAACCAGCAAATCCTTTCGCCACACCATTGGAAATTTTGCCAGAGTGGTATTTATATCCAGTCTTCCAAATTTTGCGATCGCTTCCTAACAAACTTTTAGGAGTGTTAGCAATGGGTTCGGTACCAGTTGGGCTAATTCTCATTCCCTTTATTGAGAATGTCAACAAGTTCCAAAACCCTTTCCGCCGTCCAGTCGCAACCACAGTCTTCCTCTTTGGTACTCTTGTCACCCTGTGGCTAGGTATTGGTGCTGCCTTGCCATTGGATAAATCTTTGACCTTGGGACTATTCTAA
- the petB gene encoding cytochrome b6, which produces MANVSDWFEERLEIQALAEDVTSKYVPPHVNIFYCLGGITLVCFLIQFATGFAMTFYYRPTVTEAFSSVEYIMNEVNFGWLIRSIHRWSASMMVLMMILHTFRVYLTGGFKKPRELTWISGVILAVITVSFGVTGYSLPWDQVGYWAVKIVSGVPEAIPVVGVLISDLLRGGSSVGQATLTRYYSAHTFVLPWLIAVFMLFHFLMIRKQGISGPL; this is translated from the coding sequence ATGGCCAACGTTTCCGACTGGTTTGAGGAACGCCTGGAGATTCAGGCACTCGCTGAAGACGTTACTAGTAAGTACGTCCCTCCCCACGTCAACATTTTTTACTGCCTGGGTGGAATTACCCTGGTTTGCTTTCTCATCCAGTTTGCCACTGGGTTTGCCATGACGTTCTACTACAGGCCAACAGTCACTGAAGCTTTCTCCTCAGTGGAGTACATCATGAATGAAGTCAACTTCGGTTGGCTAATTCGCTCCATCCATCGCTGGTCTGCCAGCATGATGGTATTGATGATGATTTTGCACACCTTCCGGGTTTATCTGACTGGCGGTTTCAAAAAGCCCCGCGAATTGACCTGGATAAGTGGTGTGATCCTGGCTGTGATTACAGTTTCCTTTGGAGTCACCGGTTATTCCCTACCTTGGGATCAAGTTGGCTACTGGGCTGTAAAAATTGTTAGTGGTGTACCAGAAGCAATTCCTGTAGTTGGCGTTCTGATTTCCGACTTGCTGCGCGGCGGTTCAAGTGTTGGTCAAGCAACACTAACTCGTTACTACAGCGCCCACACCTTTGTGCTGCCTTGGTTGATTGCAGTCTTCATGCTGTTTCACTTCTTGATGATCCGCAAGCAAGGCATTTCTGGGCCTTTGTAA
- the ctpA gene encoding carboxyl-terminal processing protease CtpA, producing MGFMNKQVFRVGFSLLMAFWLAFGTLTQPAVAMTSQQKLVSEVWRIVNRTYLDETFNHQNWAAVRQKVLEKPLADSNASYVAIGKMLKSLDDPFTRFLDPEQYRSLQVNTSGELTGVGLQIALNPESGKLEVVAPIAGSPADKAGIRPRDRILKIEGVPTKNLTLDEAATKMRGPSGSLVTLLIERDGEPETEIRLTRDRIALNPVVSELRVSTEGTPIGYLRLTQFNANASTELAHAISSLEKKGADAYILDLRNNPGGLLQSGIEIARLWLDSGTIVYTVNRQGIQGSFEALGPALTNDPLVILVNQGTASASEILAGALQDNGRAQLVGETTFGKGLIQSLFELSDGSGLAVTIAKYETPQHRDINKLGIKPDKVISQDPINREQIGTEADLQYQAAVELLKKDSVVAGKV from the coding sequence ATGGGGTTCATGAATAAACAAGTCTTTCGGGTTGGATTTTCATTGTTAATGGCGTTTTGGTTGGCATTTGGTACGCTCACACAGCCTGCGGTGGCAATGACTAGCCAACAAAAGCTGGTTTCGGAAGTTTGGCGAATTGTTAATCGTACTTATCTAGATGAGACTTTTAATCATCAGAACTGGGCGGCTGTACGGCAAAAGGTTCTAGAGAAGCCACTGGCAGACTCAAATGCCAGTTATGTGGCAATTGGGAAGATGCTCAAGAGCCTTGACGATCCTTTTACCCGCTTTTTAGACCCGGAACAGTACCGCAGTTTACAGGTCAATACTTCTGGGGAACTGACTGGGGTAGGATTGCAAATTGCCCTGAATCCTGAGAGTGGTAAGTTGGAAGTAGTGGCTCCTATAGCGGGTTCACCAGCAGATAAAGCGGGAATTAGACCACGCGATCGCATTCTTAAAATTGAGGGCGTTCCTACAAAAAATCTTACCCTAGATGAAGCTGCAACTAAAATGCGGGGCCCTAGTGGCAGCCTTGTTACTCTCCTGATTGAACGCGACGGAGAGCCAGAAACGGAAATTAGACTAACACGCGATCGCATTGCTCTTAACCCTGTGGTTTCCGAATTGCGTGTTTCCACTGAAGGTACGCCGATTGGCTACCTACGCCTCACTCAATTTAATGCCAACGCCTCAACGGAATTGGCACACGCTATTTCTAGTCTAGAAAAAAAAGGGGCTGATGCCTACATTCTGGATTTACGAAATAATCCTGGGGGGTTATTGCAATCAGGAATTGAAATCGCTCGTTTGTGGTTAGACTCTGGTACTATCGTTTACACAGTAAATCGACAAGGCATTCAAGGTAGTTTTGAAGCCTTGGGCCCAGCCTTAACTAACGATCCTCTAGTGATTTTGGTGAATCAAGGAACTGCCAGTGCTAGCGAAATTCTGGCAGGCGCACTCCAAGATAACGGTCGTGCCCAGTTGGTAGGTGAAACCACCTTTGGTAAGGGTCTAATTCAATCTTTATTTGAATTATCAGATGGTTCTGGCTTGGCAGTCACAATTGCTAAGTATGAAACTCCTCAACACCGGGATATTAACAAATTAGGTATTAAGCCAGATAAAGTGATTTCCCAAGACCCAATTAACCGCGAACAGATTGGTACTGAAGCGGATCTGCAATATCAAGCAGCAGTGGAACTTTTGAAGAAAGACTCGGTTGTGGCGGGAAAAGTTTAA
- a CDS encoding hybrid sensor histidine kinase/response regulator, whose protein sequence is MTAFSTNSLRLNNPVTNPFDNGIILIVDDVPNNLKVLSDTLANAGFEVAIATSGESALQQLEHTTVSLILLDVMMPGMDGFETCQRIKANAKTRNIPIIFITALSESVNKVTGFELGAIDYITKPFQQGEVLARVRTHLKLNQLSQSLEARNTELQQLTEQLEQRVSERTQELFASIETLKQTQQLMRLVFDTIPYWVGWKDINSVYLGCNQSLADMLKLSSPDEIVGKTDYDLDFSKEECDWFLMWDRRVIESEQAEFHIIDRVLRADGQQVWLDTSKMPLRDVNGNVFGTLFVTKDITERQQAEEELKQQKQNLEQALAELQHTQVQLVQSEKMSALGNLVAGVAHEINNPVGFLGGNIQPALDYIKDIFGLVDLYQQKYPNPDAEIQDEIEAIDLDYIREDLPKLVGSMREGVKRIRDISTSLRTFSRADSDRPIACNIHDGIESTILILKHRLKASESRPEIQVIREYGQLALVECFAGQLNQVFINILANAIEALEESNIGRSFEEIQTNPNWITISTQASDSKQVIISIKDNGLGMSEEIKQKIFDHLFTTKSVGKGTGLGLAIARQIIVEKHGGSITVNSTLGKGTEFVLEFPIIKN, encoded by the coding sequence ATGACAGCATTCTCTACAAATTCCCTTAGATTGAACAATCCTGTTACAAACCCGTTTGACAATGGCATTATCCTGATTGTCGATGATGTGCCAAATAACTTGAAGGTGCTTTCAGACACCCTAGCAAATGCTGGTTTTGAAGTGGCGATCGCAACCAGTGGTGAAAGCGCTTTACAGCAACTAGAACATACAACCGTCTCCTTGATTTTACTGGATGTGATGATGCCAGGGATGGATGGCTTTGAAACCTGCCAGCGCATCAAAGCCAATGCAAAAACCCGAAATATTCCGATTATTTTTATCACCGCCCTGTCTGAATCGGTAAATAAAGTCACCGGTTTTGAACTAGGAGCCATTGACTACATCACCAAACCCTTTCAACAAGGTGAAGTTTTAGCACGGGTGCGGACTCATTTAAAGCTTAATCAATTGAGCCAGTCTCTTGAAGCGAGAAATACAGAATTACAACAACTAACTGAGCAACTAGAGCAACGAGTCAGCGAACGAACCCAGGAATTATTTGCATCGATTGAAACCCTCAAACAAACTCAACAATTGATGCGTTTAGTGTTTGATACTATTCCATATTGGGTAGGCTGGAAAGATATCAATTCAGTTTATTTGGGTTGTAATCAAAGTTTGGCTGATATGCTCAAGTTGAGTTCTCCCGATGAGATTGTGGGTAAAACCGATTATGATTTAGACTTCAGCAAAGAAGAATGTGATTGGTTTTTGATGTGGGATCGCCGCGTCATTGAGTCTGAGCAAGCAGAATTTCATATCATAGATCGAGTTCTACGGGCGGATGGTCAGCAAGTTTGGTTGGATACGAGCAAGATGCCTCTACGCGATGTCAACGGTAATGTGTTCGGCACTTTATTCGTGACAAAAGACATTACAGAACGCCAGCAAGCTGAAGAAGAACTCAAACAACAAAAACAAAATCTAGAACAAGCACTCGCAGAACTTCAGCACACCCAAGTGCAATTGGTGCAAAGTGAAAAAATGTCGGCACTGGGAAACCTCGTTGCAGGGGTGGCGCATGAAATTAACAACCCCGTTGGCTTTTTGGGTGGCAATATTCAACCCGCTTTGGATTACATCAAAGATATATTTGGGTTGGTGGATTTATATCAGCAGAAATATCCCAATCCTGATGCCGAAATTCAAGATGAAATCGAAGCAATTGACCTCGATTACATCCGTGAAGATTTACCTAAGTTAGTCGGTTCAATGCGAGAAGGTGTGAAGCGAATTCGAGATATTAGCACTTCTTTACGAACCTTCTCTCGTGCTGATAGCGATCGCCCCATTGCTTGTAACATTCATGATGGCATTGAAAGCACTATTCTGATTCTCAAACATCGCCTGAAAGCCTCAGAATCTCGCCCAGAAATTCAAGTTATCAGAGAATATGGTCAGTTAGCACTAGTAGAATGCTTTGCTGGTCAATTAAATCAGGTGTTTATAAATATCCTGGCAAATGCAATTGAGGCATTAGAAGAATCAAATATTGGTCGCAGCTTTGAAGAAATTCAAACTAACCCTAATTGGATTACAATTAGTACCCAAGCTAGTGACTCTAAACAAGTAATTATTAGTATTAAAGATAATGGTTTAGGGATGAGCGAAGAAATTAAACAAAAGATTTTTGACCACTTATTTACTACTAAATCTGTTGGGAAAGGGACAGGATTAGGATTAGCGATCGCTCGTCAAATCATTGTAGAAAAACACGGAGGGTCAATTACTGTAAATTCGACTCTGGGAAAAGGGACTGAGTTTGTATTAGAGTTCCCGATTATCAAAAATTAA